One Flagellimonas sp. CMM7 genomic region harbors:
- the nirB gene encoding nitrite reductase large subunit NirB — protein sequence MQQIVVIGNGMVGYKFCEKLAGLAKSGTLNIKVFGEEPRPAYDRVHLSAFFENQDAKSLELAPASWYSENGIELITGQYITDINKEVKTIKTKSGQTYSYDQLVLATGSVPFVPPIRGVEKEGVFVYRTIEDLEGMLAYADKINSKKSNGKAAILGGGLLGLEAGKAVLDMGLEPHVVEFAPKLMPRQLDARSSKVLQLTLESIGINIHLSKATNKILGNGCITGMEFGEDDELNVDMLIISAGIRPRDELAKSCGLETGTRGGIVVNNKMQTSDPSIYAIGEVALYNQMIYGLVAPGYDMANVAANQIVGNTEVLMAEEIDMSTKLKLIGVDVASFGTPFMPADKGHSVIFENKTKHLYKRINISHDGKNLLGGILVGDAEDYNILHQMYLNGMAVPEDPAQLILPTSEGGGVLGDITDLPDMAQVCSCESVTKGQICGAIESGEASDLGGVVSCTKAGTGCGGCKPMVKNLTEATLKSLGIEVKDHICEHFEYNRQELYDIIQVKGYQTFDEVIDNHGNGCGCEICKPVVASLMATIHADTANKEYAIQDSNDRFLANIQRNGTYSVVPRVPGGEITPVKLIALGEIAKKYDLYTKITGGVRIDLFGATLKQLPLIWKELIAHGFESGHAYGKSLRTVKTCVGSTWCRYGMDESVSFGIELENRYRGIRAPHKIKGGVSGCIRECAEARGKDFGLIAVEGGWNLYVGGNGGANPRHAELLAEQIDNDTVIRYIDRYLMFYMRTAKPLQRTAAWLESLEGGLDYLKEVVVDDKIGIAEDLEKEMQTLVNKFECEWTQAVNDPEMMKRFNHFVNSEDDDDTLVFVPMREQKMPKQWQKVPLKAASIS from the coding sequence ATGCAACAGATAGTAGTAATTGGTAACGGAATGGTAGGCTACAAATTCTGTGAGAAGTTGGCTGGCCTAGCTAAGTCAGGAACTTTGAACATTAAAGTGTTCGGTGAAGAACCGCGCCCGGCCTACGACAGGGTCCATTTAAGTGCATTTTTCGAAAACCAAGACGCAAAGTCTTTAGAATTGGCACCTGCATCTTGGTATAGCGAGAATGGTATTGAACTGATTACCGGCCAATATATTACAGATATCAACAAAGAGGTGAAGACAATTAAAACAAAATCGGGTCAGACCTATTCTTATGACCAATTGGTTCTGGCCACAGGTTCAGTTCCATTTGTTCCCCCAATTCGAGGAGTAGAAAAAGAAGGGGTCTTTGTGTATCGAACCATTGAGGATTTAGAAGGAATGTTGGCCTATGCCGATAAGATAAATTCAAAAAAATCAAATGGTAAAGCTGCTATTCTTGGTGGAGGTTTACTCGGTCTTGAAGCCGGAAAAGCAGTACTCGATATGGGCTTGGAACCCCATGTAGTGGAATTCGCCCCAAAGTTAATGCCCCGGCAATTGGATGCCCGAAGTAGTAAGGTATTACAATTAACCCTGGAATCAATAGGCATTAATATTCACCTTAGCAAGGCGACCAACAAGATATTGGGCAATGGCTGCATTACAGGAATGGAGTTCGGCGAAGACGATGAACTTAATGTGGACATGCTCATTATTTCCGCTGGCATTCGTCCGCGTGATGAACTTGCCAAGAGCTGTGGCCTAGAAACGGGTACCCGTGGAGGTATCGTGGTGAACAACAAAATGCAGACCTCCGACCCTTCCATATATGCCATTGGCGAAGTGGCTTTATACAATCAAATGATTTATGGTTTGGTTGCTCCGGGCTACGATATGGCCAATGTAGCTGCGAACCAAATTGTAGGAAATACGGAAGTACTCATGGCCGAGGAAATCGACATGTCGACCAAACTAAAGTTGATCGGGGTTGATGTGGCCAGTTTTGGAACACCTTTTATGCCTGCGGATAAAGGGCATTCTGTCATTTTTGAGAACAAGACCAAACATTTATATAAGCGAATCAATATTAGTCATGATGGCAAAAACTTACTGGGTGGAATCTTAGTGGGTGATGCCGAAGATTACAACATCCTACACCAAATGTACTTAAATGGCATGGCCGTTCCTGAAGACCCTGCCCAGCTTATCTTACCCACCTCTGAAGGTGGCGGAGTGCTAGGAGATATTACGGACCTACCCGATATGGCCCAAGTATGTTCTTGTGAAAGTGTGACGAAAGGACAGATTTGTGGGGCTATCGAAAGTGGAGAGGCCTCCGATTTAGGTGGTGTAGTCAGTTGCACCAAAGCAGGTACAGGCTGTGGTGGCTGCAAACCTATGGTTAAAAACCTGACCGAAGCCACCTTGAAGTCGTTGGGCATCGAAGTGAAAGACCATATCTGTGAGCATTTTGAATACAACCGACAAGAATTGTATGATATTATTCAGGTCAAGGGGTACCAAACCTTTGATGAGGTAATCGATAATCATGGCAACGGTTGTGGCTGCGAAATCTGTAAACCAGTTGTTGCCTCATTAATGGCTACCATTCATGCAGATACCGCCAATAAAGAATATGCCATTCAAGATTCAAATGATCGGTTTTTAGCCAATATTCAGCGTAATGGCACCTATTCCGTTGTTCCTAGGGTGCCCGGCGGGGAGATTACACCTGTCAAACTTATTGCCCTTGGTGAAATTGCCAAGAAATACGACCTCTACACGAAGATAACCGGTGGTGTTCGCATTGATTTGTTTGGGGCTACTTTAAAACAATTACCATTGATTTGGAAAGAACTGATTGCTCATGGCTTTGAAAGCGGTCATGCGTATGGGAAATCCTTACGGACGGTCAAAACCTGTGTAGGTTCTACCTGGTGTCGCTACGGTATGGATGAAAGCGTGAGTTTTGGCATTGAATTGGAGAATCGCTATCGAGGTATTCGGGCGCCACACAAAATCAAAGGAGGTGTTTCGGGCTGTATTCGTGAATGTGCGGAGGCACGAGGCAAGGATTTTGGTTTGATAGCCGTTGAAGGGGGATGGAACCTTTATGTAGGTGGAAACGGTGGTGCCAATCCGCGTCATGCCGAATTATTGGCCGAGCAAATTGACAATGACACAGTCATAAGATATATTGATCGTTATCTAATGTTCTATATGCGAACGGCAAAACCCTTGCAACGCACTGCCGCTTGGTTGGAAAGTCTTGAAGGCGGTCTGGATTACCTCAAAGAAGTAGTTGTTGATGATAAAATAGGAATTGCAGAAGATTTGGAAAAAGAAATGCAAACCCTAGTCAACAAATTTGAATGCGAGTGGACACAAGCGGTCAATGACCCTGAAATGATGAAGCGCTTTAACCATTTTGTAAATAGTGAAGATGATGATGACACCCTGGTTTTCGTTCCCATGCGTGAGCAAAAAATGCCAAAACAATGGCAAAAAGTGCCTTTAAAAGCAGCAAGTATTTCATAG
- the cobA gene encoding uroporphyrinogen-III C-methyltransferase yields the protein MKSKIEKQRKVALVGAGPGREDLITIAGLREIQQADVILYDALVNPRLLNHAKAEAQLIYVGKRSGKHSLAQNEINILLLECALTQNRVARLKGGDPFVFGRASEEIEYLESFGISVEVIPGVSSAISVPASQGIPLTKRGISTSFWVMTATTKEGGFSNDLILAAQSSATMVILMGVRKIHQIVMLVKDYRSGLTPIALIQNGTLPEESCITATLNSTENAFETIDKTQPGIIVIGDVVADHTSFYDEEIQRVLYSYI from the coding sequence ATGAAGTCAAAAATCGAAAAGCAAAGAAAGGTAGCACTTGTAGGGGCAGGCCCAGGCCGCGAAGACCTCATTACCATTGCCGGGTTACGTGAAATTCAACAGGCAGATGTCATTCTTTATGATGCATTGGTCAATCCCAGGCTTTTGAATCACGCTAAGGCAGAAGCCCAACTCATATACGTAGGAAAACGTAGTGGAAAACATAGTTTAGCTCAAAACGAAATCAATATACTATTACTGGAATGCGCCTTGACCCAAAATCGAGTGGCACGATTAAAAGGGGGCGACCCTTTTGTATTTGGTAGGGCCTCTGAGGAAATTGAATACCTCGAATCATTCGGAATTTCGGTGGAAGTTATTCCCGGGGTTTCCAGTGCAATTTCGGTTCCAGCCAGTCAGGGAATTCCATTGACCAAACGAGGTATCAGTACCAGTTTTTGGGTAATGACGGCCACAACCAAAGAGGGTGGCTTTTCAAATGACCTGATATTGGCGGCACAGTCTTCGGCAACAATGGTCATACTTATGGGCGTTCGAAAAATCCATCAAATCGTAATGCTGGTAAAGGATTACCGTTCAGGACTTACCCCGATTGCCCTTATACAAAACGGTACACTGCCAGAAGAAAGCTGTATTACCGCTACCTTGAATTCTACGGAAAACGCATTTGAAACCATTGATAAAACCCAGCCTGGAATTATTGTTATTGGTGATGTGGTGGCAGACCATACCTCTTTCTACGATGAAGAAATTCAGCGCGTACTCTATTCCTATATATAA
- a CDS encoding CmpA/NrtA family ABC transporter substrate-binding protein: MKAMLTKSLGLCLGLMLVACGGKQAKKGTETAKADIPTLTLEIEKPQLTFGFIKLTDMAPLAIAKEKGFFEDEGLFVSVEAQSNWKNVLDRVIDGQLDGSHMLSGQPIAAGAGFGRQAELVTPFSMDLNGNGITVSNDVWSKMKPNVPKDPDGKPAHPIEADALKPVISEYKNNGKPFKMGMVFPVSTHNYEIRYWLAAAGIHPGMYTADNVQGQIDAEVLLSVTPPPQMPATLEAGTIYGYCVGEPWNQQAVFKGIGVPVTTNYDIWKNNPEKVFVMTKKFIDKNPNTAIAVTKALIRAGKWLDEPSNRAEAVKILSMPQYVGADEVVLANSMTGTFEFEKGDKRSMPDFNVFYKYNATYPFYSDGIWFLTQMRRWGQIPDPKPAAWYEETIKDIYRPDIWMKAANLLVEEGHIPASDIPETDGYKPATADFIDGNTYDAKDPIGYINSFEIGNKDDSSL, encoded by the coding sequence ATGAAAGCAATGCTCACAAAATCGCTAGGCCTCTGCCTTGGCCTAATGCTGGTTGCCTGTGGAGGCAAGCAAGCCAAAAAGGGTACGGAAACAGCAAAAGCTGATATTCCTACTTTAACTTTAGAAATCGAAAAGCCGCAATTGACCTTTGGCTTTATAAAATTGACCGATATGGCTCCTTTGGCCATTGCGAAAGAAAAAGGCTTCTTTGAAGATGAAGGTCTTTTTGTTTCTGTAGAGGCACAATCGAACTGGAAAAATGTATTGGACCGCGTTATCGATGGTCAATTGGACGGTTCACACATGCTTTCGGGGCAACCCATTGCGGCAGGTGCAGGTTTTGGGCGCCAAGCGGAATTGGTGACGCCATTTTCAATGGATTTAAATGGAAACGGAATTACCGTATCCAATGATGTTTGGTCAAAAATGAAGCCCAACGTTCCTAAAGATCCTGACGGCAAACCGGCCCACCCCATCGAAGCGGATGCCCTTAAACCTGTAATCAGCGAATACAAAAACAACGGTAAGCCCTTTAAAATGGGTATGGTATTTCCAGTATCAACCCACAACTACGAGATTCGCTATTGGTTGGCTGCTGCTGGAATCCATCCAGGAATGTACACAGCCGATAATGTACAAGGCCAAATTGATGCCGAGGTATTATTGTCAGTAACCCCTCCACCACAAATGCCAGCAACACTTGAAGCTGGGACCATTTACGGATACTGCGTAGGTGAGCCTTGGAACCAACAAGCTGTTTTTAAGGGTATAGGAGTACCTGTTACCACAAACTACGATATCTGGAAAAACAATCCTGAGAAAGTATTTGTGATGACCAAAAAGTTCATCGATAAAAATCCGAACACCGCCATTGCCGTGACCAAAGCCTTGATTCGCGCTGGAAAGTGGTTAGATGAACCTAGTAATCGCGCTGAAGCGGTAAAAATACTCTCCATGCCTCAATACGTAGGTGCCGATGAGGTGGTTTTAGCGAACTCTATGACCGGAACCTTCGAGTTTGAAAAAGGCGACAAGCGTTCCATGCCTGATTTCAATGTGTTTTACAAGTACAACGCCACCTACCCCTTCTACTCTGATGGTATTTGGTTCTTAACGCAAATGCGCAGATGGGGACAAATTCCCGACCCGAAACCAGCTGCTTGGTATGAAGAAACAATCAAAGACATCTATCGTCCTGATATCTGGATGAAGGCTGCCAACCTTCTAGTGGAAGAAGGCCATATTCCAGCAAGTGATATTCCTGAAACTGATGGCTACAAGCCCGCTACAGCTGACTTTATTGATGGCAACACCTACGATGCCAAAGACCCGATTGGCTACATCAACAGTTTTGAGATAGGAAATAAAGACGATTCGTCACTATAA
- a CDS encoding ABC transporter permease, producing the protein MKQSVTVNKSEELKVEGVLKTLVSKINFKLPKFDGKGLVRKLLIPLASIVLFIVLWHFGAKALFNVEADYKIQKAFTEQGQAAADQMEACIVSGDVSCQPNTLPSPSQVWASFNTLIADHKVISADKLAFKEKTAAINEKRTAEGKDPITYTGRPSFVDQIFTSLKTVFAGFVLAFLIAVPIGIIIGLSKTLRNSFNWLIQIFKPVSPVVWLLLVFMIVKTMTKDSNSDSAFIISFISVGLCAMWATLVNTAMGVSSVDKDYINVAKVLKLGPLQKVFKVILPSSLPLIFTGLRITLSVAWMVLIAIELLAQSPGLGSFVWEEFQNGANDSNSKIIVAMFVIGIIGFLLDRIMLIIQNAVSFNKSAMA; encoded by the coding sequence ATGAAGCAAAGTGTAACCGTAAACAAATCTGAAGAATTAAAAGTGGAAGGAGTGCTCAAAACACTAGTGTCCAAAATCAACTTTAAATTACCCAAGTTTGATGGCAAGGGACTGGTAAGAAAACTGTTGATTCCATTAGCATCAATTGTTTTGTTTATTGTATTGTGGCACTTTGGTGCCAAGGCCTTGTTCAATGTTGAGGCTGATTACAAGATTCAAAAAGCATTCACAGAGCAAGGGCAAGCTGCAGCAGACCAAATGGAGGCATGTATTGTTTCAGGTGATGTCAGCTGCCAGCCCAATACGTTACCTTCACCCTCACAGGTCTGGGCCTCGTTCAACACTTTGATTGCGGATCACAAGGTCATCAGTGCTGATAAGTTGGCATTTAAGGAAAAAACTGCTGCCATCAATGAAAAGCGAACTGCCGAAGGTAAAGACCCAATTACGTATACCGGACGGCCTTCATTCGTAGACCAGATTTTTACCAGTTTAAAAACGGTTTTTGCAGGATTTGTTTTGGCCTTTTTGATTGCCGTCCCAATCGGTATTATCATCGGGTTGAGCAAAACCTTACGCAACTCCTTCAATTGGCTGATTCAGATTTTTAAGCCGGTATCTCCGGTAGTATGGTTGCTTTTGGTATTCATGATAGTTAAGACGATGACCAAAGATTCCAATTCAGACAGTGCCTTTATCATTTCGTTCATTAGCGTAGGGCTTTGTGCCATGTGGGCCACTTTGGTTAACACCGCAATGGGGGTTTCCTCAGTAGACAAGGATTATATCAATGTAGCCAAGGTATTGAAATTGGGACCGCTCCAAAAGGTTTTTAAAGTGATTTTGCCTTCCTCATTACCCTTGATTTTTACGGGGCTTCGCATTACACTTTCCGTTGCCTGGATGGTCTTGATTGCCATTGAACTCTTGGCGCAAAGTCCAGGGCTAGGCTCCTTCGTATGGGAAGAATTCCAGAACGGCGCCAATGATTCCAACTCTAAAATCATTGTAGCCATGTTCGTCATCGGTATCATCGGTTTCTTGTTGGATAGGATTATGCTCATTATTCAAAACGCTGTATCGTTTAACAAAAGCGCAATGGCTTAA
- a CDS encoding ABC transporter ATP-binding protein yields MAYLELKNIYKTYGEGANQTEVLTDINLSIEEGEFVAIVGFTGSGKTTLVNLINGLLKPTSGEVLFKGEPVVDTSHERGVIFQNYSLLPWLSVGQNVAMAVREAFPKSSKKEVKERVDEYVKMVNLYPAINKRPKELSGGMRQRVAVARALAMNPEMIIMDEPLGALDALTRGNLQDEILKIWSKDKRTALLITNDVDEGIYMADRIIPLRPGPNATLGPEFKIDIERPRDKTELNDNPEYKKTRNAIIEYLMGIGEERKSASKKVYELPDLSPKSYVA; encoded by the coding sequence ATGGCGTATTTAGAGCTTAAAAATATATATAAGACCTACGGGGAAGGAGCTAACCAAACCGAGGTGCTTACTGATATCAATCTCAGCATCGAAGAAGGTGAGTTTGTAGCCATAGTGGGTTTTACCGGTAGTGGCAAGACCACACTAGTCAACCTCATCAATGGACTTTTGAAACCCACCAGTGGTGAAGTGCTGTTCAAAGGTGAGCCTGTGGTGGATACCAGTCACGAACGTGGAGTGATTTTTCAGAACTACTCACTACTACCTTGGTTAAGTGTTGGCCAAAACGTGGCTATGGCGGTTCGAGAAGCGTTCCCGAAAAGCAGCAAAAAGGAAGTCAAGGAACGGGTTGACGAGTATGTGAAAATGGTAAACCTCTATCCTGCCATTAATAAAAGACCAAAAGAACTATCAGGTGGCATGCGTCAGCGTGTGGCTGTGGCCCGGGCCTTGGCGATGAACCCTGAGATGATTATCATGGACGAACCTCTAGGGGCTTTGGATGCCTTGACCCGCGGTAACCTTCAAGATGAAATCTTGAAAATCTGGAGTAAAGACAAGCGAACAGCACTTTTGATTACCAACGATGTGGATGAGGGCATTTATATGGCCGATAGAATTATTCCGCTTCGTCCAGGGCCAAATGCCACCTTGGGTCCAGAGTTTAAAATCGATATTGAACGCCCTAGGGACAAGACCGAACTCAATGATAATCCTGAGTATAAAAAGACCCGCAACGCCATCATCGAATACCTCATGGGTATCGGTGAAGAGCGTAAATCAGCATCAAAAAAGGTATACGAACTGCCTGATTTGAGTCCGAAAAGTTATGTCGCCTAA